In Archocentrus centrarchus isolate MPI-CPG fArcCen1 chromosome 23, fArcCen1, whole genome shotgun sequence, the sequence ctgcggtcttctgctgctgtggcccatctgcttcaatttTCAatgtgctgtgcattcagagatgctcttctgcataccttgattgtaTGTATAGtcttgccttcctatcagctggaagcagtctggccattctcctctgacatcagcaatgcattttcacccagatcagcaatttctgaaatattcagaccagcccatctggcaccaacagccattccacattcaaagtcacttaaatcaccttttttcctcattcagatgctcggtttgaacttcagcaggtcgccTTCATCATCTCTACATGCTTAACTGCAGagtttctgccatgtgattgactgattagatatttgcattaatgagaaGTTGAACACTGAAGCATGAATTTATGGAAGCTTATGTTTTATCTGCACTAAATGCTTGACAGTCATTTAATGGagataaaacattttcaatgcactaaattaatttttatagACATCTACAGTCCCAAGAGGCCAAATCATCATGCATTtggaaatgtttcattttgttggtTAACTTTAATGccccagcaaacacacaaaacaccagCATATTAATTGTATCACTGCATGTTATTGTTTAGTTCAAAGCATTCATAGAGGTATTAGCATGGCTGTAGATTCTAGACTATGGCTGTATGTGAGTGTAGACAAGTCCACATCTAAAACCCAAATTTCCATTTATTATAAGTCCTCACctgagtttatttgaagagttgtAGTGAAGACCAGTCAATAAAGCCTTTGGTCCACATTCTCTGCACGTTGGCTATAAAGCTGGCAGTAACATTGTGACCACTTTCTGGAAACTTGTGGCCCTCCACCAGTGACATCTCAGAGGTAACAGAAGATAATGCCATGGATTATCTTCCCATTCCCACATTTTTATAACAGCTGACGTCTGCTGTGACCTCACCACTTCCACCTCTTTAAGGAGAATACACACAATGTGACATTTgtccggtctctctctctcctcgtaGTGTCACAGAGACAGTGTCTGTGAGCAGCTCTTATGGAGGCGGTGGAGATGACGAAGACCAGGCCCTGCTGGACCGCATGGCCAAACGCGAGGAGAGACGGCAGAGACGCATGAAGGAGGCGCTGGAGAGACAGAAGCAGCTGGACCCCACTGAGACGGAGGGCAACGACAGCACCGCCACGGAGAAACACAGCGCAGAAGAGGAGAGGCCCTCCTCCTGGCGTAGGGGCCGTTACCGTGACAATGATGACGAAGTGGAGAAGATGGCGACCTATAGCTcaagaagagaggaggagaaggcaCGAGAGGAGCCAAGggaggaagagcaggctgaggggggagaggaagaagaagcggAGGGCATagatgaagaggaagagcagaaagtTGCAGTCATGGAGGACAAACCGAGAAGATCTTACTTGAGAGAACAGGTCAGTTATCAGGTCACTTTTCTAAATTTATTTCAGCCATATGTTTAGCTGGTGTAACTGACCATCTTGGCAAATTTGATGCTTGTTTCTGTAGGCGTCAACTGAAGAGCCTAAAATGCAAAACAAGGTATGGGCAGTGATTTATTGCCATTTTGTTAACCCTGATTTGATCGCTGATCTTTCTTTCAAAGAACTGCTATAATCCTCTTTCATAGGACCTCGctgaagaagaaagccattcgGTAGTCAGTGAAAGTTCAAATCAGGCCAAGTCATCAAATTCAGAGGCTGAGGTGGATGCAGTAGCATCAGGGAAGGCTGAAGAGGTACCTGAGGATGATAATGTAGATAATTCACCAGAGAACAAGCctatgttactaagaaatgacaGTGAAGAGGACTTTGAGGTATCTGAGATACTGCAATCAGAAGATAATGAGGTATCATACATGCGGTAAGAACTTCAGTAGAGGTGTGATGCACAGCACTTGAAATCTCTTTGGGTAACTTCAGTGTCTAACTAAACAGAAATCGTTGGATGTTAAGCTACCAAAGAAAATCTCTTGTTGACTTGTTGATTTACGACACTGAAATCACCCGGACACCTTGTGCCGTCTAGCGTGGTTTGCAGCATTTGCAAACTGGTGGTAACTGAGTCTACATTTTACGAGGTGCAGTTTGCAGCCGTGCGGTCGGACTTTTAAAAAGGTTAATGCTATGCTCCACAGAGtggtcactgtttttttttttttttcccctgcatgTCTGTGAGAACAACAACACATCACACCGGCTCCACTCCAACAACTCAGTAAAGCAGCTGAGCAGGATTTCAGATATTTGAGGCATCATGCTGTGTGTAAATCCAGTCAAAAGATTAAGTCCGTAGAAGATTGTAGTCACcaatgtctgaaacaagctccttcaggggaaaaaatgcaTTCCCTGTCCAGTTGGTGAGTGCTTGCTGAGTGATATCAGTTGCAAAGAGGATGTTGCACTAAGAACCTCTGTAAGCAAATTGCTACAATCACCCGTAGCTTTCATCTGAGACACCAACTTGTCTCCACACTCTCACCAACTTTCATAGTGAATCTTGAAAAAGTGCGACTGTccaccttcaaagtaaacatTGTTCCTGTTCACTGAAAACAAAAGgagcagcttttactttgaagttaAATTGTTTCACTTTCTGGTTTGTGTCGCGCTCGTCACAGTTTCACTATGAAAATTGGCGAGTGTTTACAGACAGCTTGTGTCTGCCATGCAAACTATGGTTCGACCGTAGCAATCTGCTTTTGGGTTTTGGAGCAGCATCGCAACCACTGGAAGAATATGCTTTTCCCTTGTGACTGGCAGGTGCCAGGCGGTCACctaccagtctctaggcctgtgtgactgggttGTGGGCTAATGCTTTTCTCAGTTTTTATATACTGTAGCTAGTATAAAAAGCAATAATCTGAGAATTAGAATATTTATAGCTCTTCCTCAGTTAAGATTTATATCTTATATGATGTTCATTATATATGGCATGATCTTCAAAATTTGACTGGATTTGTGCATATTACATAAATAGTAATTACCAGATATTAGACTTTAATGATGTGGCTGATTATGGACAGCAAGTGGAAGTAGGAAATATCCAGCTGGAGACACTCCCAGTGTGATCACATGTTAGATAATCCTCCATCAGCAGTAATTTTGGAGTGGACGCTGTGTGACGTGATgttctgtgttatttttttatttggggCGTGCTTTCTTTCTGTCATGTGGCATCATGTGATGTCACATGATTGAGCCCCATCAACCTTCAGTCTATGGAGATTCCTACCCGCCGTGTTTGCTCAGTGTcgctctgtctctttttttctgcgTGTGTGCGGGCTGCAGGTGAATGAGAGGGCCGAGgccagagaggagagggaggatcAGAGGAAGCACAATGGAGGGCTGCATGAGGAGGCGGCTCCCAAACAGCACAGGAAACCTGAGAGGACCCCCAGgtacacaacaacaaaagcacACACTGAGTCGTCACTCTGAGGCCAAACTGGGGATAGCCCGGTCCTGTGGATTATTCAAGcacctgagctgtcagcagTCAGATTCATGTCACAGTTTGCTCTCTAACTGGTGGAAAATCGAAAAGAGAAGTAGAATACAATTAGTATTTGCAGTATTGCAAAAAATATGAAGATCAGACATACAAATTATGTCAATATTTTCCCATCTTCAGTTCAATATTTTGTCACCTGTCTGATAACATTTATTTGAGTCCCACTGCTAAAGATAATGATGCAATAGGTGACATAGAGAAATTCTTTCACAAAGACTTTTTCGCAGCGGCTACTTGACTATGAAAGAGCGGGCTGATGCAGGTGTTACTAATCACATTAATTAAAACTGTGTACctcaataaaacacagaaactcAATTACTGTGACTTGTAACAGCTGTGTTTATGTTTCGAAAACACAGCTGTTACTAGTTATTTAGGCTTTTTTCAGGTCTTGTGAAAAAAAGGTCAGAtaacagtgctgtgcaaaagtctcgagccacccctcatttctttaatattatagattttttatctttttttaaaaaactgatcTTCAGCAGtatttctccaggctttctgaaggtgtcGATTCTGAAGTTTGAATTTAGACACCACGTTTTCACTCATTtgcagtccagttcttgtacctgaaTATttccagaggaatgttttttgtttgttaagatACTTAACACtggcctatgaatcattcaagcatataACAGGCacttaactcaagggatgagccagtcattttcccagcaaaatataaagaagtgaggGTTAGCTAAAAACGTTTGCACAGCTTTTGTGGAACAACTGCAACAGTATGCTGATATATCAGTGCATCTCTACTCTTGTCCACTTGTGGAAAAGTACTGCAGTAACTTAATATACTTGACACAAAGGTCAGCTGAAAAGATCAAACTACAAACAGCCAAAGATCATTGTGGCTGCAACACACAGTCCTCTGATAAACAATGACATTGTGTACtattttttaaaggaattttcttgttttgttcataatgtttcaTCAAACTAGAAATTATGTATGAGGGTGAAGTTTATCATTTATTGTACAggctgatttaaaaatatatacatgttGCCTGAGGCTTCTGCAAAATAATTGAACAAATCTCACCTTCAAGCAAACAGGTTGTTTTTGTTCAGCTAGCACAGCAGCCGTGTTTTACTGTCACGGATCACCTGCAGGGAGTTCTCAGGTTGACACACTGGGGTGAGACTTGATACCAGCTGTAACTTTATCTTTGCAAACGtgattgtatttgtgtgttgtcTGCATCCATGAAGGAGGCAGATTCTTCTGGTGTGTATTTCAAATATTCCGTTTGGATCCGTGTTTTTGTGTGCCCGTCCCAGCCGCGGCAGCGTGCGCTCCCCCGAGCCTTCTCTAGGAGACGACCCGGACGAGGACGCCCGCCTGGAAGCGGAGCGCaagctggaggagctgaagcGGCGCCGCGATGACGCGGAGAGCGAAGAGTTTGAGAGGATGAGGCAGAAGCAGCAAGAGGCCGAAGCTGAGCTGGAGGAActgaaaaggaagagagaggagaggagaaaggtgctggaggaggaggagaggcagaagaagcaggaggaggcagaaaggaaagccaaagaggaggtggatttatttttacttttctgtttATCTTTGTTTCTACTCTTGGTTTCATTCACTATCTTTGTGAATGTTTTAATCAAACAAAAATTCACTGTTAATATGACCCAAACTACTGCGACCATGTGCTGTGAAGTTCTGATCTTGAAACacctaaaaaaaactaaatatccCTGTTCTGCATATTTACCTATTTACAAGGAAAATCCAGTTATGTAGGTTTTTTtagtccttaaaaaaaaagcttgttttaTAATTTGGATCTTGTTGAATCCATGTCAAACACCTGCTGAGATATTTGCAAGCTCCTGCACACACTGTGCACActcagtgttgtgttttttcccattgttattattttttttaaaaagaggggCTCTAAGTAGGGATGGCAAGTCTCTGGATTGGCACATCTCTTATAAATGAGTCAGTCTGCCAGGTGACAGTGAATAACACACAGTGTATGCTCAAACGATAGAGAAGAGAATGGACTTGAATGGTTTTCATTACCCGCCCACACAGCTGTTGCAACAATCAAATTTCCAGCGCAGATCAGTGAGAACCAAAAAGTCTCCACCCTTAGAGAACTCTAACGAAGGGAGCCCTGTCGCTTCAGTCCTTTAAATTTCTTTATGTTCTGCATCACTTGCTGTTGATTCATCCTTTGCACCTGTATGAACAGAAACCCATGCATCACTCTCGCACTTGCACCGCTGTGACGTTATCTCGCCATACGTCTCCGTTATCATGACTCAACCCATTTGGGTCCCCACACTTGTAACTCACATATGTCATCCCTCCATTTCCTCTTCTGACAACATCCTCATCCTTATGTATCTCAGGCGCGATAACCTCTCCTTTCCTTCGTGTTCCCCTCTGTGCTGCATCGTTCATTCTCTCGTTCAGCCAGCTTGCACCGAGGCCCTTCATTCTCACTACCCTGACTGCTCGTCTTTGTTGATCTTGGCTCAGAACGTGGCGGCCCATCTCTCGCTATCTGCCCCTGTTCTTCTCCTCTTGTGTGATGTTAATGAGGCCTTTTGGTTTGTAATTAAAAGATGGCCCAGAGATACAGAGAGACTAATTAACCAAGACAAGGCTGCTGGAGAGGGCTGATGTACTGCCAAGCACCAGCCCTCTTCTGAATACAGTACAAATGATtcatacattatttttttttctttttctttttaactcttCATATTCTGCTTGTGTCAGGCTTTTCAAAATGCCTTTTTCTCCTGAGCCAGGCAATCGCTGTAAATAAGAATTTACTCAGAGTAATTGGATTTGTCCCTGACCTGCTTCATTtgataaaataagaaaatcaaTTAGAAAGTGTCAACTGCCTGTGACATTTTCTTTGTCATGTGATAGCCTGTGACTGTATAAGTACATTTCCATTTAGTTAGAGTCAATACAAGCAGCCAGCAGACACCGAGCCAGCATTATCTGGCATGGCTGCTTTAAATAAATTGACCAGCACGTTCCCTGTCAGAGTCACTCAGAAGTGCCTAAAAATCTCTTTCTCaggaggagaaaaggaagatGAAAGAGGAGATCGAAAGGAGGAGAGCAGAGGCGGCTGAGAAGAGACAGAAGGTGGAAGACACTACGGATGGAGAGGGCAAACCATTCAAGTGTCTCAGCCCTCGAGGATCCTCTCTGAAGGTCATTCCAACCATTTTTAACCGCTCACCTCAGGTTTTCTCGTTAGTTAGAATAGTAATAGAAGAAACTAAAAATACTGGGTGAACAGACATCTGTtgctggcagattttttttctaacaagCTGATTAGGCAAAGGTGAACTTTGTGTTGAAAATGTGGTCCCCAGCCAACTTTTAAATCTGTCTGAGCAGTTTGAAAATCAGCAACTTGAAATGGGTCTAAAAAATCTGCACTTGATGGctacataaatattttaatgttgaaCCATCAGCTGAATAATTTTAAGATATAAATAAAGGAAGCAGCTTGAGCTGCACTGCAGACCGCAGCATGACCAAAATTGTTGGGACCGTTTGCAATGAACTTGtaatcttgttgcctttgaaatggttgctttgaataAAAGGACCATGTTGGCAACCATTCACAGTCAGCTGCCATCTTCAGAGCAACTTTGGTGCTCCAAGAAGGTGATAAAACGGCAATAAGACGGAGTtattctgctatcagtttgcaattgaatggggtcaaggtGGCAGTTACAtgtaatctgtttgtgatacTGCAGCAATGACCTGTGACAAATTCCAGCCAGAACAAAGCGATTGCAGTCAGGTTGAGTCAGATGTTGATCTCAGCCTCTGGGTGACCAGTTGGTCACAGCAACTACttgcaacagcaaaaacaattcAATGCAGTCACTGGgcaaccactgatttttttttttcctagttgcaAGGAGGTTGCATCCTATTTtcactctagtgtgactgaactATGAGTTCACGGATAGAGTCCATGCCTGATCTGAAGTAGTGATCTAAAAATTGCTATTAAATCAGAAGTGGTGTCAAACCTAACAAGTTAATGATTCCTAAGATATATGAGACTGCAACATAGTGaccaagacacacacagataattCAGTTCAATGCTTAAAACCACCTTAAAGCATTTGCAGGCTGCACTAAACTTCACTCTGCATCGGATCCAGTGTATTTGTCTGCTTTCCTGCAAAACCTGCAAACCCCATCCATCCTTCAGTGCAGCAAAGCTTACTCTAAACATTCAAATATCTGAAGAGATTAAGTGCCAGGTGACCCgcatctgcacacatgaagtGTTATATAACTGTGATGAAAGAGGGGCTTCATAAAACTACAGAGAGAGATGCAAAAATCAAATTGCCTAAATCTAAACTGTCAcaagaaatgcacaaaaaaaggtCCACCTGAATCAACCCAAtccgcaccccccccccccccccccgcctatCTAAAGATTGTTTGTCGCTACGAAAGAACGTTTAATCAACTCAAATGTGAAtaagtgttttcagttttgtcaaAAGccaactcccacacacacaaaatctagGGGGATGTTCAGCCAGTGGAGAAAATCTAATTAGTGACAGTTAGCTGTAATATCCATCTGGCCCGTCCCAGTGAGACTCTAGACTAGAGGTTTGGCTCTAATGGTGTGTGAGCTCTGATTGTACTAGAATCACGCACTTCTTTTAATTGTGGTCGCTTTGTAAATAATTTTGTTCAGCTGTAATTCTGATGTCCACTTTCTTCCCTTCACAGACAAAGCTTTACTTTGTCGTCATGTTCACTGTACGTACAGGTGTGCGAGCgtatctgtgtttgtttgagtgCATATCTGTTACATAATTCGTGTACACAGAATGTATCAGCAGTTGTGGTGCAGTGTTTTGCTTTaagtttatatgtgtgtttttgtaacagatgaaattatacaaaaaaaacaaagggccTGTTTAACAACTGAGACAGCTACATTAACCATTAACAGGCTTCTATGCCTGTAATCAGAGGAGTATTTTTAGGCACACATTTTAACTTATTTAAGCTTTAGACTTTTTTAAAGaacttttatatttctttttgatCACTTGGTAGCTGCTGGAAccattataaatgaaattagtGTGATATGGCTGTTGCCTTGACTAATATTTGCAGACACATAGCAACACTAGCATTcatttaatgttgtgtttttcaatATTC encodes:
- the cald1a gene encoding caldesmon 1a isoform X1, whose amino-acid sequence is MEEMDFERRRELRRQKREEMRLEAERMARNDDDDEEAARERRRRARQERLKSRESEEPSGQPDSLVMTNSHSVTETVSVSSSYGGGGDDEDQALLDRMAKREERRQRRMKEALERQKQLDPTETEGNDSTATEKHSAEEERPSSWRRGRYRDNDDEVEKMATYSSRREEEKAREEPREEEQAEGGEEEEAEGIDEEEEQKVAVMEDKPRRSYLREQASTEEPKMQNKDLAEEESHSVVSESSNQAKSSNSEAEVDAVASGKAEEVNERAEAREEREDQRKHNGGLHEEAAPKQHRKPERTPSRGSVRSPEPSLGDDPDEDARLEAERKLEELKRRRDDAESEEFERMRQKQQEAEAELEELKRKREERRKVLEEEERQKKQEEAERKAKEEEEKRKMKEEIERRRAEAAEKRQKVEDTTDGEGKPFKCLSPRGSSLKIEERAEFLNRSAQKSTVKTAHCGVVSKIDNRLEQYTSAAQRENRESRSPRSGAVDLPMVTDSIRNIKSMWEKGNVFGSPGSGGSTFKEAAVMKTGVAGRINDWLNKTPESSKTPGGRPADLKPVDVTNKRSLWENKGASPAKQAEGRPNQLLMVWDTNVLKEPLKLGTTTIQDSSLTFP
- the cald1a gene encoding caldesmon 1a isoform X5, giving the protein MEEMDFERRRELRRQKREEMRLEAERMARNDDDDEEAARERRRRARQERLKSRESEEPSGQPDSLVMTNSHSVTETVSVSSSYGGGGDDEDQALLDRMAKREERRQRRMKEALERQKQLDPTETEGNDSTATEKHSAEEERPSSWRRGRYRDNDDEVEKMATYSSRREEEKAREEPREEEQAEGGEEEEAEGIDEEEEQKVAVMEDKPRRSYLREQVNERAEAREEREDQRKHNGGLHEEAAPKQHRKPERTPSRGSVRSPEPSLGDDPDEDARLEAERKLEELKRRRDDAESEEFERMRQKQQEAEAELEELKRKREERRKVLEEEERQKKQEEAERKAKEEEEKRKMKEEIERRRAEAAEKRQKVEDTTDGEGKPFKCLSPRGSSLKIEERAEFLNRSAQKSTVKTAHCGVVSKIDNRLEQYTSAAQRENRESRSPRSGAVDLPMVTDSIRNIKSMWEKGNVFGSPGSGGSTFKEAAVMKTGVAGRINDWLNKTPESSKTPGGRPADLKPVDVTNKRSLWENKGASPAKVAGRGETKSVANGMGH
- the cald1a gene encoding caldesmon 1a isoform X4; its protein translation is MEEMDFERRRELRRQKREEMRLEAERMARNDDDDEEAARERRRRARQERLKSRESEEPSGQPDSLVMTNSHSVTETVSVSSSYGGGGDDEDQALLDRMAKREERRQRRMKEALERQKQLDPTETEGNDSTATEKHSAEEERPSSWRRGRYRDNDDEVEKMATYSSRREEEKAREEPREEEQAEGGEEEEAEGIDEEEEQKVAVMEDKPRRSYLREQVNERAEAREEREDQRKHNGGLHEEAAPKQHRKPERTPSRGSVRSPEPSLGDDPDEDARLEAERKLEELKRRRDDAESEEFERMRQKQQEAEAELEELKRKREERRKVLEEEERQKKQEEAERKAKEEEEKRKMKEEIERRRAEAAEKRQKVEDTTDGEGKPFKCLSPRGSSLKIEERAEFLNRSAQKSTVKTAHCGVVSKIDNRLEQYTSAAQRENRESRSPRSGAVDLPMVTDSIRNIKSMWEKGNVFGSPGSGGSTFKEAAVMKTGVAGRINDWLNKTPESSKTPGGRPADLKPVDVTNKRSLWENKGASPAKQAEGRPNQLLMVWDTNVLKEPLKLGTTTIQDSSLTFP
- the cald1a gene encoding caldesmon 1a isoform X2, with protein sequence MEEMDFERRRELRRQKREEMRLEAERMARNDDDDEEAARERRRRARQERLKSRESEEPSGQPDSLVMTNSHSVTETVSVSSSYGGGGDDEDQALLDRMAKREERRQRRMKEALERQKQLDPTETEGNDSTATEKHSAEEERPSSWRRGRYRDNDDEVEKMATYSSRREEEKAREEPREEEQAEGGEEEEAEGIDEEEEQKVAVMEDKPRRSYLREQASTEEPKMQNKDLAEEESHSVVSESSNQAKSSNSEAEVDAVASGKAEEVNERAEAREEREDQRKHNGGLHEEAAPKQHRKPERTPSRGSVRSPEPSLGDDPDEDARLEAERKLEELKRRRDDAESEEFERMRQKQQEAEAELEELKRKREERRKVLEEEERQKKQEEAERKAKEEEEKRKMKEEIERRRAEAAEKRQKVEDTTDGEGKPFKCLSPRGSSLKIEERAEFLNRSAQKSTVKTAHCGVVSKIDNRLEQYTSAAQRENRESRSPRSGAVDLPMVTDSIRNIKSMWEKGNVFGSPGSGGSTFKEAAVMKTGVAGRINDWLNKTPESSKTPGGRPADLKPVDVTNKRSLWENKGASPAKVAGRGETKSVANGMGH
- the cald1a gene encoding caldesmon 1a isoform X3; translated protein: MEEMDFERRRELRRQKREEMRLEAERMARNDDDDEEAARERRRRARQERLKSRESEEPSGQPDSLVMTNSHSVTETVSVSSSYGGGGDDEDQALLDRMAKREERRQRRMKEALERQKQLDPTETEGNDSTATEKHSAEEERPSSWRRGRYRDNDDEVEKMATYSSRREEEKAREEPREEEQAEGGEEEEAEGIDEEEEQKVAVMEDKPRRSYLREQASTEEPKMQNKVNERAEAREEREDQRKHNGGLHEEAAPKQHRKPERTPSRGSVRSPEPSLGDDPDEDARLEAERKLEELKRRRDDAESEEFERMRQKQQEAEAELEELKRKREERRKVLEEEERQKKQEEAERKAKEEEEKRKMKEEIERRRAEAAEKRQKVEDTTDGEGKPFKCLSPRGSSLKIEERAEFLNRSAQKSTVKTAHCGVVSKIDNRLEQYTSAAQRENRESRSPRSGAVDLPMVTDSIRNIKSMWEKGNVFGSPGSGGSTFKEAAVMKTGVAGRINDWLNKTPESSKTPGGRPADLKPVDVTNKRSLWENKGASPAKQAEGRPNQLLMVWDTNVLKEPLKLGTTTIQDSSLTFP